A window of the Dyadobacter pollutisoli genome harbors these coding sequences:
- a CDS encoding pseudouridine synthase, with product MRKRTTNSKEAGASRPSNGGTGSFRKSNDGAARPFKKARPEAESRFSKPSIKKSSLRRADSSTENTGPRTRPNFDHEKPRTERPRFDKPEFRKYGEGKPASDRPRTFNRDGENRGGERKEFGKTSSDRDSRPFKPREEYKPRGEFRPRENDRPRDDNKPKGVRRAFGDKPERPRFDRENDSREFKPRTDSDRSERPFNSDRAERPRFAGNSSSREFKPRTESDRGERSFPPRDRQDRPAFKKKDDSDASAPRNFREREPKEDHSAPTEDRSGVDRRVGRFESAPRYNLSEYEKKNAPKKKKEENEEIRLNRYIANAGICSRREADDLISSGQISVNGKTVTEMGYKVHRTDVVKYGKKALNPEKMVYILINKPKDYITTTDDPEERKTVLDLIQGACSERVYPVGRLDRNTTGLLLLTNDGELAEKLTHPSGGIKKIYQAELDKPITTEDFELLQHGLELEDGFIRPDEVGIVTPDAMVVGLEIHSGRNRIVRRMFEHMGYEVQKLDRTVFAGLNKKDLPRGKWRFLSEKEVVKLKFLL from the coding sequence ATGAGAAAAAGAACAACCAATTCGAAGGAAGCCGGCGCTTCGCGTCCTTCGAACGGTGGGACAGGTTCCTTCCGCAAAAGCAATGACGGTGCAGCCCGTCCGTTTAAGAAAGCACGGCCAGAAGCAGAGAGCCGTTTCAGCAAGCCCAGCATTAAAAAATCAAGTTTAAGGAGGGCCGATTCCAGCACAGAAAATACAGGACCTAGAACCAGGCCGAATTTTGACCATGAAAAACCGCGTACTGAAAGGCCGCGTTTCGACAAGCCGGAATTCCGCAAATATGGTGAGGGCAAACCTGCTTCCGACAGACCACGTACATTCAACCGCGATGGTGAGAATCGTGGCGGTGAGAGAAAAGAGTTTGGAAAAACCAGTTCTGACAGAGATTCTCGCCCGTTTAAGCCAAGAGAAGAATACAAGCCAAGGGGCGAGTTCAGACCAAGGGAAAATGACAGGCCGCGGGATGATAATAAGCCAAAAGGCGTAAGACGCGCATTTGGCGACAAACCTGAACGTCCACGTTTCGATCGCGAAAATGATTCAAGGGAATTCAAGCCAAGAACTGATTCGGATCGTAGTGAACGTCCATTTAATAGCGACAGAGCTGAAAGGCCCCGTTTTGCCGGAAATAGCAGCTCACGTGAATTCAAACCAAGAACTGAATCGGATCGTGGAGAGCGTTCTTTTCCGCCCCGAGACAGACAGGATCGTCCTGCTTTTAAAAAAAAAGACGATTCTGACGCATCCGCTCCCCGGAATTTCAGAGAGCGCGAACCGAAAGAGGATCATTCAGCGCCAACCGAAGACCGCAGTGGAGTAGACCGCCGGGTAGGACGTTTTGAAAGTGCCCCACGATATAATTTGTCGGAGTACGAAAAAAAGAATGCTCCAAAAAAGAAGAAGGAAGAAAATGAAGAAATTCGTCTGAACCGGTACATTGCCAATGCTGGTATTTGTTCAAGACGTGAAGCTGACGATCTGATCTCTTCGGGCCAGATTTCGGTAAATGGTAAGACAGTTACCGAAATGGGCTATAAAGTTCATCGTACCGATGTTGTAAAATACGGTAAGAAGGCATTGAACCCTGAAAAAATGGTTTATATCCTGATCAACAAGCCGAAAGATTACATCACAACAACCGACGATCCGGAAGAACGTAAAACGGTTCTGGACCTGATTCAGGGTGCTTGTTCTGAACGTGTGTATCCGGTAGGAAGGCTGGACAGAAATACAACTGGCCTGCTGCTCTTGACCAACGATGGAGAATTAGCTGAAAAGCTGACGCACCCTTCGGGGGGTATCAAGAAAATATACCAGGCCGAGCTGGACAAGCCCATTACTACCGAAGATTTCGAATTGTTGCAGCATGGACTTGAACTCGAAGACGGATTTATCCGACCTGATGAAGTTGGAATTGTAACACCGGATGCAATGGTGGTAGGTTTGGAAATCCACAGCGGACGCAACCGTATCGTTCGTCGCATGTTCGAACACATGGGATACGAAGTTCAGAAGCTGGACCGTACCGTTTTTGCAGGATTGAACAAAAAAGATCTGCCTCGCGGTAAGTGGCGGTTTTTGAGTGAAAAGGAAGTTGTAAAGCTGAAATTTTTGCTCTAA
- a CDS encoding Do family serine endopeptidase, with the protein MKTNWKGLVLVGLISSASTLAGFKLLGNDSDRDVIFKEAPSESINRFTSTGAPVGAPGDFVYAAEATTPTVVHIKSTMTRQASRSQQQIPDIFRDFFGDDFGGGQRGPQSQEASGSGVIISPDGYIVTNNHVVEGAQELEVTLHNKGKFRAKVIGADPSTDIAVIKIEAKDLPAVTLGNSDAVKVGEWVVAVGNPFNLESTVTAGIVSAKGRGLGIIGQSSRRNGVTPASTAAGDSPLESFIQTDAVVNPGNSGGALVNLKGELIGINTAIASPTGSFAGYAFAVPSSIVKKVSSDLIKFGNVQRGYLGIALDDLDSRKAEEYGVKVNDGVYVREFTENSAAKAGGVSKGDVIVKVDGMDIHSIPELQQSIGLHKPGDKVNLTVNRDGKEKDLPITLRNRTGGSEIIKRDETAAVMNTLGAQFGNLSDTEKQRLTRYKIDGGVKVLSIDGGKFARSQVEEGFIITKVNGKTVRSVKEFESAIAGKEESMVQFEGLYPDAPYDVYSFGFRM; encoded by the coding sequence ATGAAAACAAATTGGAAAGGTTTAGTGTTGGTTGGGTTGATTTCTAGTGCATCAACTCTTGCTGGCTTTAAACTACTTGGTAATGATAGTGATAGAGATGTAATTTTTAAAGAAGCTCCATCCGAGTCTATTAACCGCTTTACATCGACCGGTGCGCCAGTTGGTGCTCCTGGTGATTTCGTATACGCCGCTGAGGCGACCACACCGACGGTAGTGCATATTAAGTCCACCATGACACGCCAGGCTTCCAGAAGTCAGCAACAGATCCCAGATATATTCAGAGATTTTTTTGGTGACGATTTTGGAGGAGGCCAACGGGGGCCTCAGTCCCAGGAAGCTTCCGGCTCAGGCGTCATCATTTCCCCCGACGGATACATTGTAACCAACAACCACGTGGTGGAAGGTGCCCAGGAACTGGAAGTGACCCTACATAACAAAGGTAAATTCAGGGCGAAAGTGATTGGTGCTGACCCTTCTACGGATATCGCAGTGATTAAAATCGAGGCCAAGGATCTGCCAGCGGTAACCTTAGGAAATTCTGACGCTGTGAAAGTTGGCGAATGGGTTGTAGCGGTAGGAAATCCATTTAACCTCGAATCAACTGTAACAGCTGGTATCGTAAGTGCAAAAGGTCGTGGTTTGGGAATCATTGGTCAGTCAAGCCGCCGCAATGGTGTGACGCCAGCATCGACGGCCGCAGGTGATTCACCATTGGAATCATTCATTCAGACCGATGCAGTTGTAAACCCTGGTAACAGTGGTGGTGCGTTGGTTAACCTCAAAGGAGAGCTGATCGGTATCAACACAGCGATTGCCAGCCCTACCGGAAGCTTTGCTGGTTATGCGTTCGCAGTTCCTTCGAGCATTGTTAAGAAGGTATCGAGCGATCTGATCAAATTCGGAAATGTTCAACGCGGTTACCTCGGAATTGCCCTGGATGATCTGGACAGCAGAAAAGCAGAAGAATATGGCGTGAAAGTGAATGACGGTGTATATGTTCGTGAATTCACCGAAAATAGCGCAGCGAAGGCAGGCGGAGTAAGCAAAGGTGATGTGATCGTGAAAGTAGACGGAATGGACATTCACTCAATTCCTGAACTGCAACAATCCATTGGTTTGCATAAGCCTGGCGATAAAGTTAATCTGACTGTGAACCGTGACGGTAAAGAGAAAGACCTTCCGATTACATTACGTAACCGTACTGGTGGTTCTGAGATCATCAAACGTGACGAAACAGCAGCGGTTATGAACACCCTCGGAGCCCAGTTTGGTAATCTGAGTGATACTGAAAAACAACGTCTTACCCGTTACAAAATAGATGGCGGAGTGAAAGTACTCTCCATTGACGGTGGCAAATTTGCCCGCTCGCAAGTGGAAGAAGGCTTCATCATTACCAAAGTGAATGGAAAGACTGTTCGGTCTGTGAAAGAATTCGAATCCGCGATTGCCGGAAAAGAAGAATCAATGGTGCAGTTTGAAGGACTTTATCCTGACGCTCCATATGATGTTTACTCATTCGGATTCAGGATGTAA
- a CDS encoding acetoacetate--CoA ligase: MSTDVQAQPLWKPGKALLEQSNLKKYMDWLFVKKGLYFRSYHDLWEWSVTDLEDFWESLWQYYNIKSHDLYLEVLQKTLSGMIGTKWFTRSKLNYAEHIFRNKTKDRPAIIFQSEQSELREISWDTLEAEVAAVATWLKQRGVKPGDRVAGVLPNIPQAVVAFLATNAVGAVWSSCSPDFGKAAITERFSQIEPKVLFIADGYAYNGKTYDITSFAQDLSFSLPSVKDTVLVTNIHSETRPDRFTAWEDILHLQHFGIDFEPVPFDHPIWILYSSGTTAQPKAITHSVGGCLIEHLKALTLHQNVKPGDRYFWYSTTGWMMWNYALGSMLCGATLVMYDGAPTYPSSQVLWTLAEKAKITHFGSGAAYFIASMKSGVSITSERLNNLETIGSTGSPLPPEVYEWIYKHVKKDVWLISLSGGTDVCSAFVGGCPILPVYAGEIQCRMLGCKIEAFDDNGKPVLDELGEMVITQPMPSMPIYFWNDHDDERYLSSYFEMYPNVWRHGDWIKITSRKSVIIYGRSDATLNRGGVRIGTAEIYRAVESIPDVKDSLAVYLEKESGEGTISLFVVLTNDKILTEDLKSQIKNALRTQYSPRHVPDTIEQVNDIPYTINGKKMEAPMKRILMGQDPAKVINMDTMRNPESLKAFV, from the coding sequence ATGTCGACCGACGTTCAGGCCCAACCTTTATGGAAACCCGGAAAAGCTTTGCTGGAACAATCCAATCTCAAAAAATACATGGATTGGCTATTTGTGAAAAAGGGACTCTATTTTCGTTCTTATCATGACTTGTGGGAATGGTCGGTAACGGACCTGGAAGACTTCTGGGAAAGCCTGTGGCAGTACTACAATATCAAATCACACGACCTGTATCTGGAAGTTCTGCAAAAGACATTGAGTGGAATGATTGGTACCAAATGGTTTACCCGCTCGAAGCTTAATTATGCTGAACATATTTTCAGGAATAAAACCAAAGATCGGCCTGCGATCATTTTTCAATCCGAACAATCCGAATTAAGAGAAATTTCCTGGGACACGCTGGAAGCGGAAGTAGCCGCGGTAGCAACCTGGCTGAAACAAAGAGGCGTGAAGCCTGGCGACCGCGTGGCAGGCGTGCTACCTAACATTCCGCAGGCCGTCGTCGCTTTTCTGGCTACTAATGCGGTAGGCGCCGTCTGGTCGTCCTGCTCTCCTGATTTTGGAAAAGCAGCCATTACCGAGCGTTTTTCGCAGATTGAGCCCAAAGTACTGTTCATTGCGGACGGGTACGCCTACAATGGAAAAACATACGATATCACTTCGTTTGCGCAGGATTTATCGTTTTCGCTGCCCAGCGTAAAGGATACCGTGCTGGTGACTAACATTCATTCCGAAACCAGGCCGGACCGTTTTACAGCCTGGGAAGATATCCTGCATTTGCAACATTTCGGCATTGATTTTGAACCTGTTCCATTTGACCATCCGATCTGGATCCTCTATTCTTCCGGTACCACAGCGCAGCCCAAAGCCATCACGCACAGCGTTGGCGGCTGCCTGATCGAGCATTTGAAAGCATTGACATTACATCAGAATGTGAAACCAGGCGACCGGTATTTCTGGTACTCCACCACCGGCTGGATGATGTGGAATTATGCACTAGGGTCAATGCTGTGCGGGGCCACGCTCGTGATGTACGACGGCGCGCCCACGTATCCGTCATCGCAAGTACTTTGGACTTTGGCCGAAAAAGCAAAGATTACACACTTCGGAAGCGGAGCGGCGTATTTTATTGCGTCTATGAAAAGCGGGGTAAGCATTACTTCTGAAAGGCTCAACAATCTGGAAACAATCGGATCTACCGGATCACCACTACCGCCCGAAGTGTACGAGTGGATATATAAGCATGTCAAGAAGGATGTGTGGCTGATCTCGTTGAGCGGAGGCACTGATGTATGCAGCGCATTTGTGGGTGGCTGCCCGATTCTGCCTGTCTACGCAGGAGAGATTCAATGTAGAATGCTCGGTTGCAAAATCGAAGCTTTTGACGATAACGGCAAGCCGGTGCTCGACGAATTGGGAGAAATGGTGATCACACAACCCATGCCGTCTATGCCCATTTATTTTTGGAATGACCACGACGACGAACGATACCTGAGCAGCTACTTTGAAATGTACCCGAATGTATGGAGGCATGGCGACTGGATTAAGATTACTTCCAGAAAGTCTGTGATCATTTACGGCCGGTCGGATGCTACGCTGAACCGTGGCGGCGTGAGGATCGGTACGGCGGAGATTTATCGTGCAGTAGAGAGCATTCCGGACGTGAAAGACAGTCTGGCCGTGTACCTTGAAAAGGAGAGTGGTGAGGGCACGATCTCATTATTTGTGGTATTGACAAATGACAAAATCTTGACAGAGGATTTAAAATCGCAGATTAAGAATGCATTGCGCACTCAATACAGCCCCCGCCACGTACCCGATACTATTGAGCAGGTGAACGATATTCCCTATACGATCAACGGCAAGAAAATGGAGGCTCCAATGAAAAGAATTTTAATGGGTCAGGATCCTGCCAAAGTTATCAATATGGATACGATGCGAAATCCAGAGTCCCTGAAGGCTTTTGTTTAA